A window from Planococcus maritimus encodes these proteins:
- a CDS encoding LTA synthase family protein, producing MKKTKKLNSPLLVLVILSIILLVKLGVFRTLVYGEVSWLRLIAVDFPVFMLLPVLLFVVLRRVSPLVALIYNLFVSGLLVSIVWYERYFQTVPSYFDLQQGDQAGSVMETVSLLYMPLDFLFFADIVLYIALFVLYWNRPLTMKSRKKISVVALVLVVLSVATTVMALQKPILDMTLFSKEQGFVQTQLVQATQQNSASAQMNLLSDEELAKLKGNEFVPYTEHDRFGIAKDRHLFVIQIESLQNFAINQSIDGQELTPNLNELLGDSLYFDRMFQQIGAGNTSDAEWLLHTSLMPKGLDPTVNYLNGNPLPSLVNLLNDRDYYTTTYHADKLEYWNREQLYPSLGFDYAYSSKEIPDEDRIGLWPSDRTMFQFAEGEVREQIRSGQKVYANLMGVTSHTPFEVREQDKYLELPEEYVDTYTGNYLQSIRYTDEAVGEFIDFLKEEGIYEESLIVINGDHSGLHGRPMTETDNELMAELLGHKYSLKDRFLLPFIIAAPGLVESEVNSNFGGQIDMMPTIMNLMGIEPQAPMIGHNMLQYENNLLAVRYYLPGGSYITSDHMYLGENARYPERYYDFNTMERIEPEKEVIEQQQENALKILDHSDALLSNFLDEDEDEKSKEGS from the coding sequence ATGAAAAAAACAAAAAAATTGAACTCTCCGCTGCTGGTTTTGGTGATTTTGTCTATCATTCTCCTCGTAAAATTGGGGGTATTCCGTACACTGGTTTATGGTGAAGTTTCCTGGCTGCGCCTAATTGCCGTGGATTTTCCGGTCTTCATGCTCTTGCCGGTGCTCTTATTTGTCGTGCTGCGACGAGTCAGTCCGCTCGTTGCGTTAATCTACAACCTATTCGTCTCCGGGCTGCTCGTATCGATTGTCTGGTATGAACGCTATTTTCAGACCGTGCCGAGCTATTTCGATCTGCAGCAAGGTGATCAAGCCGGATCGGTCATGGAAACAGTAAGTTTGCTCTACATGCCGCTTGATTTCCTATTCTTTGCGGACATCGTGCTCTACATTGCATTATTCGTACTGTATTGGAATCGGCCGCTGACAATGAAAAGTCGCAAGAAAATCAGTGTGGTTGCCTTGGTGCTCGTGGTATTGAGTGTGGCGACGACAGTGATGGCCTTGCAGAAACCGATTTTGGATATGACTTTATTCTCTAAAGAACAAGGCTTTGTTCAAACGCAATTGGTCCAAGCCACACAGCAAAACAGTGCCTCGGCGCAAATGAATTTATTATCGGACGAAGAACTGGCTAAACTAAAAGGCAACGAATTCGTGCCTTACACCGAACATGACCGCTTTGGCATTGCAAAAGACCGCCATCTATTCGTCATTCAAATTGAATCGCTGCAAAATTTCGCCATCAACCAATCGATCGATGGACAGGAATTAACGCCAAACTTGAATGAGCTATTGGGCGACAGCTTGTATTTTGACCGCATGTTCCAGCAAATAGGGGCTGGCAATACATCTGATGCCGAATGGTTATTGCATACTTCATTGATGCCAAAAGGCTTGGATCCAACGGTCAATTATTTGAATGGCAATCCATTGCCGTCGCTGGTTAACCTGCTCAATGACCGCGATTATTACACGACAACGTACCATGCGGATAAGCTCGAATATTGGAACCGCGAGCAATTATACCCGTCACTTGGTTTTGATTATGCTTACTCGAGTAAAGAAATTCCGGATGAAGACCGGATCGGTTTATGGCCATCCGACCGGACGATGTTCCAATTCGCTGAAGGGGAAGTGCGTGAGCAGATTCGCTCAGGCCAAAAAGTCTATGCAAACTTGATGGGCGTGACGAGCCACACGCCGTTCGAAGTGCGTGAACAAGACAAGTACTTAGAGTTGCCGGAAGAATATGTGGATACCTACACAGGAAATTACCTGCAATCCATCCGTTATACCGACGAAGCAGTAGGGGAGTTTATCGACTTTCTGAAGGAGGAAGGCATATACGAAGAGTCTCTGATTGTCATCAATGGCGATCATTCAGGACTTCATGGACGGCCGATGACGGAAACGGACAATGAGTTGATGGCTGAGTTGCTTGGCCATAAATATTCTTTGAAAGACCGCTTTTTGCTGCCGTTCATTATTGCGGCTCCTGGACTGGTCGAATCCGAAGTGAACTCCAACTTTGGCGGGCAAATCGATATGATGCCGACAATCATGAATTTGATGGGCATCGAACCGCAAGCCCCGATGATTGGCCACAATATGCTGCAATACGAGAACAACTTACTTGCCGTGCGCTATTACTTGCCTGGAGGATCTTACATCACGAGCGATCATATGTACTTAGGGGAAAACGCCAGGTATCCGGAACGTTATTACGACTTCAACACGATGGAACGAATTGAACCGGAGAAAGAAGTCATTGAACAGCAACAAGAAAATGCCTTGAAAATTTTAGATCATTCCGATGCCTTGCTAAGCAATTTCTTAGATGAAGACGAAGATGAAAAATCCAAAGAAGGGAGTTGA
- a CDS encoding SpoIID/LytB domain-containing protein, whose protein sequence is MRILLKGLAMLLFIGVLAGGAVNASAAEDFTVKVRLTNSLGTNSSFDFVPQGSSQLTEDKTVKLEKGVRYQVQVSSGKLVLKKGSQTLKSGLNTVTIEPSVYSKANNVHLYKPGSQTIYPYLGTILFRMSGTTKIQPVNSLEFEDYLKGVVPSESPASWGASGGMESLKAQAIAARSYVFSKMSQSTLEIDDTTTFQVYKGFMWDPLSPHYKSAYEYTNRAVDETQGQILTYKKSGGQTGFVTAYFSSSNGGQTELPEQYWSGKLPYLSATQKDEFDKTSVLWKLNWLKQQLPATTDLMAPATWWDTTPELNLNSALVGNESKTAFTNFKKDLLAKAKAQDSTVESIKIASINNIQTENFSNTGKVQSITLEMDYYIRHRENDALNFDMAAGAASKTLAGENRYDTAVEIAKETVGTEKAPAIVLGRGDVPADALAGTVLAHKQSAPVLLTRNDSLPASVENFLEQQTVKGATVYLLGGTSAISENVEQTLKQKGFQTKRLAGKNRSETSLLIAQEIGQMQTVLFATGNNNSSDALSASAYAAAHQLPIIIHMGDKSPESTLSFLENQSTEKAILIGGTTVVPEAVESALFERGIISNRISGKDRVATSLEINRLLPMNGKNLVVGNAHSFVDALAGSVLAAKTNSPILMLHPDPDRLPAEHMEQISKLTKDQAYYLGGESVIPSALKTASNEYIGSSLKKHQAIITYQAGKSPNITAFRTLMGAANLKSVDFDVVDSADRFVMDGSGFGHGIGMSQWGSYYRSKAGHSAEQILNFYYQNVSIEHTSQFVK, encoded by the coding sequence TTGAGAATTTTATTAAAGGGTTTGGCCATGCTATTGTTCATCGGCGTTCTTGCTGGGGGAGCGGTAAATGCTTCTGCTGCAGAAGATTTCACTGTGAAAGTTCGTTTAACTAATAGCTTGGGCACCAACAGCAGCTTTGATTTTGTCCCACAAGGCAGTTCGCAACTAACAGAAGACAAAACTGTAAAGTTGGAAAAAGGTGTCCGTTACCAGGTGCAAGTATCCTCTGGGAAACTGGTACTAAAAAAAGGCAGTCAAACCTTAAAGAGCGGCTTGAACACCGTGACGATTGAGCCGTCCGTCTATTCGAAGGCAAATAATGTCCATCTTTACAAACCTGGATCTCAGACGATCTATCCGTATCTTGGGACAATTCTCTTCCGGATGTCCGGCACAACAAAAATACAGCCGGTGAATTCTTTGGAATTTGAAGATTATTTAAAAGGGGTCGTGCCATCTGAAAGCCCAGCGAGTTGGGGTGCCAGCGGCGGAATGGAATCGCTGAAAGCTCAAGCGATTGCCGCCCGGTCCTATGTATTCTCAAAAATGAGCCAAAGCACGCTAGAAATCGACGATACGACAACTTTCCAAGTGTACAAAGGCTTTATGTGGGATCCTTTATCCCCTCATTACAAATCAGCATATGAATATACGAATCGTGCAGTCGATGAAACCCAAGGCCAAATTCTTACCTACAAAAAGTCGGGCGGCCAGACGGGCTTTGTCACAGCCTATTTCTCATCAAGTAACGGCGGGCAAACTGAACTGCCTGAACAATACTGGTCGGGCAAACTGCCTTATCTATCTGCAACGCAAAAAGACGAGTTCGACAAGACAAGCGTTTTGTGGAAACTCAATTGGCTCAAACAGCAGCTTCCGGCAACTACCGATTTGATGGCTCCGGCTACATGGTGGGATACGACGCCTGAACTGAACTTAAATAGCGCACTAGTCGGCAATGAAAGCAAAACCGCGTTCACCAACTTCAAAAAAGATTTATTGGCAAAAGCAAAAGCACAAGATTCGACAGTCGAATCGATCAAAATCGCTTCCATCAACAATATCCAAACTGAAAACTTCTCGAACACTGGAAAAGTTCAATCCATCACGCTGGAAATGGATTATTACATTCGCCATCGCGAAAACGATGCGTTGAATTTTGATATGGCAGCTGGTGCAGCCTCTAAAACACTAGCTGGAGAAAACCGCTACGACACAGCTGTCGAAATCGCCAAAGAGACAGTCGGTACTGAAAAAGCACCTGCCATCGTTCTTGGCCGCGGCGATGTTCCGGCCGATGCGCTAGCAGGAACCGTACTTGCACATAAACAAAGCGCGCCCGTCTTATTGACCCGAAATGACAGCTTGCCAGCATCAGTTGAAAACTTCCTGGAGCAACAAACCGTCAAAGGAGCAACAGTTTATTTGCTTGGCGGAACTTCGGCAATCTCTGAAAATGTAGAACAAACATTAAAGCAAAAAGGATTCCAAACCAAACGTCTGGCGGGTAAAAACCGTTCAGAAACTTCGCTATTGATCGCACAGGAAATCGGACAAATGCAAACCGTGCTATTCGCAACAGGCAATAACAACTCTTCCGATGCCCTATCTGCCTCTGCTTATGCAGCCGCGCATCAATTGCCAATCATCATTCACATGGGTGACAAGAGTCCAGAATCGACACTGTCCTTCTTGGAAAATCAGTCTACGGAAAAAGCCATCTTGATTGGGGGCACGACAGTTGTGCCAGAAGCGGTCGAATCGGCATTATTCGAACGTGGCATCATCAGCAACCGCATCAGCGGCAAAGACCGCGTGGCCACCAGTTTGGAAATCAATCGATTGTTGCCAATGAACGGCAAAAACTTGGTTGTTGGCAATGCCCATTCATTCGTTGATGCACTTGCAGGCTCTGTCCTTGCAGCGAAAACAAACTCGCCGATCCTGATGCTGCACCCAGACCCAGATCGTTTGCCGGCTGAGCATATGGAACAAATCAGCAAACTGACAAAAGACCAAGCTTATTACCTGGGTGGCGAATCCGTTATTCCATCTGCTTTGAAAACAGCAAGCAACGAATACATCGGTTCGTCATTGAAAAAGCACCAAGCAATCATCACCTACCAAGCAGGCAAATCGCCAAACATAACTGCCTTCCGGACATTAATGGGAGCAGCTAATTTGAAAAGTGTCGACTTTGACGTAGTAGACTCAGCAGACCGTTTCGTCATGGACGGCAGTGGCTTCGGCCACGGCATCGGCATGAGCCAATGGGGCTCCTACTATCGCTCTAAAGCCGGACACAGTGCCGAACAAATCTTAAACTTCTATTACCAGAACGTATCGATCGAACACACTTCCCAATTTGTAAAATAA